A window of Flavobacterium flavigenum contains these coding sequences:
- a CDS encoding TIM-barrel domain-containing protein, which yields MKTKQFLVTIFCLASAALSAQEYKPEANPQAVVVSGNARFTVLSPRVIRMEWSADGKFTDNASLTFVNRNLPVPTFSKKESKGELQIATDMLKLKYKTGSGKFNEKNLSVDFIVNGKPVSWKPGLANTKNLLGTTRTLDGVDGPAKELEKGIISRDGWYLIDDSERPLFDNSEWPWVMARPGDKPQDLYLFAYDSNYKAALKDYTDIAGKIAMPPRFAFGAWWSRYREYSDTEFRDLVGEFKMHDVPLDVFVIDMDWHIKSLPEFFKNGQRQRDQAGEDSGWTGFTWNKNLFPSPEKFLKWTNEQHLKTCLNLHPASGIQPYEEAYPEMAKAMGIDPATKKYVPFDITDKKFATNYMDIVLRPIEKAGVDFWWLDWQQWGSTKIPGVNPTIYLNYVHYSDMERQNKVRPLIFHRWGGLGNHRYQIGFSGDTHVTWESLNYQPYFTATAANVGFGYWSHDIGGHQGDAGTAELYTRWIQWGVFSPIFRTHATAAPQHERRIWAYPINNFLIMREAYQTRYALVPYLYNEAHNTYETGVSTVHPMYYDYPKEENAYSIPNQYMFGRDMIVHPITKPIEKGNVFLQHETWLPEGKWYETSTGSIIKGGKKVTMPFTIGDIPVFVKEGAIIPMQSKVERTDEKPLNPLILSFYPGRKGSLKLYEDEGNNNNFKKNAFSFTPVTSEQTGNKMKIEIAPVEGSFPGMLTSRGYELRFPCSFPPTAVTVNGQNIQYSEEAKVGSWSYAGNDFETHIYVPESPTNTKVTVEVQFPDYDQQLLSGKKGQIKYMKNFEAFRLLHNWNDGLHSPFEIMSLSQFGQNLEYNIQDIKKEIDGFSDRWNSALLTIQSVSEADNVYKPYYNLLKIYGKIAERPEFASNAAELDSDTKTKVAFVQNGTDKIYYTTDGSVPTRASQLYTKAFEVAVPARVNAIAVPAGYGSNSSVVSKIFYNKKTGLNYSLYKGRWNKIPDFSKLTPVDKGFAPDFDLKKIKHDSNDYGLVYNGFINIPEDGKYTFYMASDDGSKLYINNQLIIDNDGLHGFDEKKSEVTLKKGLQPIRLEYFQESYGDGLSVDFSSDKITRTSLFPSI from the coding sequence ATGAAAACAAAACAATTTTTAGTTACCATTTTTTGCCTTGCTTCTGCAGCTTTATCGGCACAGGAATACAAACCTGAAGCCAATCCACAAGCAGTAGTTGTTTCAGGCAATGCCAGATTTACAGTCCTTTCACCCCGTGTAATCCGTATGGAATGGAGTGCCGACGGTAAGTTTACAGATAATGCTTCATTAACGTTTGTAAACAGAAACCTTCCGGTACCCACTTTTAGTAAAAAAGAATCTAAGGGTGAATTGCAAATTGCTACCGATATGCTAAAACTCAAATATAAAACGGGATCAGGTAAGTTTAACGAAAAAAATTTAAGTGTAGATTTTATTGTAAATGGGAAACCTGTTTCTTGGAAGCCTGGTTTGGCCAATACTAAAAACTTATTAGGAACAACCCGTACTTTGGATGGAGTAGATGGTCCGGCCAAAGAACTGGAAAAAGGGATAATTTCGCGTGACGGATGGTATCTGATAGACGACAGCGAGCGCCCTCTTTTCGATAATTCAGAGTGGCCGTGGGTAATGGCGCGTCCGGGAGATAAACCACAGGATTTATATCTTTTCGCTTATGATTCAAATTATAAAGCGGCTTTAAAAGACTATACTGATATTGCAGGTAAAATTGCGATGCCTCCACGATTTGCCTTTGGTGCCTGGTGGTCAAGATACAGGGAGTATTCGGATACTGAATTCCGTGACCTTGTGGGTGAGTTTAAAATGCATGATGTGCCGCTTGATGTTTTTGTAATTGATATGGACTGGCACATTAAATCATTACCAGAATTTTTCAAAAACGGACAAAGACAAAGGGATCAGGCAGGAGAAGATTCGGGCTGGACCGGATTTACATGGAACAAAAATTTATTTCCTTCTCCTGAAAAGTTTTTAAAATGGACCAATGAACAGCATCTTAAAACGTGTCTGAATCTTCACCCGGCTTCAGGAATACAGCCTTATGAAGAAGCATATCCTGAAATGGCGAAAGCAATGGGAATCGATCCGGCTACCAAAAAATATGTGCCTTTTGATATTACCGATAAAAAGTTTGCAACCAATTATATGGATATTGTTTTACGTCCTATAGAAAAAGCGGGAGTAGATTTTTGGTGGTTAGACTGGCAGCAATGGGGAAGTACCAAGATTCCGGGAGTTAATCCTACGATTTACTTAAATTATGTCCATTATAGTGACATGGAACGCCAGAATAAAGTGCGTCCGCTTATTTTTCACCGTTGGGGAGGTCTGGGAAATCACAGATACCAAATCGGGTTTTCAGGGGATACACACGTCACTTGGGAATCATTGAATTATCAGCCCTATTTTACGGCTACTGCTGCCAACGTAGGATTCGGTTATTGGAGTCATGATATTGGAGGCCACCAGGGTGATGCAGGAACTGCTGAACTTTACACCAGATGGATTCAATGGGGTGTTTTTAGTCCGATATTCAGAACCCACGCTACAGCTGCACCTCAGCACGAAAGACGTATTTGGGCTTATCCGATCAATAATTTCCTGATCATGAGAGAAGCGTATCAAACCCGATATGCTCTGGTTCCTTATTTGTATAACGAAGCACATAATACCTATGAAACGGGTGTTTCTACGGTTCACCCAATGTATTATGATTATCCAAAAGAAGAGAATGCCTATTCTATTCCAAACCAGTATATGTTTGGCCGTGATATGATTGTTCATCCTATTACGAAGCCTATCGAAAAAGGAAATGTTTTTCTACAGCATGAAACCTGGCTTCCGGAAGGTAAATGGTATGAAACCAGTACAGGAAGCATCATAAAAGGCGGTAAAAAAGTTACAATGCCTTTCACTATAGGTGATATTCCGGTTTTTGTAAAAGAAGGAGCCATTATTCCGATGCAGTCAAAAGTAGAAAGAACGGATGAAAAACCATTGAATCCACTGATTCTTTCTTTTTATCCGGGTAGAAAAGGATCGTTGAAATTGTATGAAGACGAAGGTAACAATAACAATTTCAAGAAAAATGCTTTTAGTTTTACACCTGTGACTTCAGAGCAAACCGGAAACAAAATGAAGATTGAGATAGCTCCTGTAGAAGGATCTTTTCCCGGAATGCTGACTTCAAGAGGTTATGAACTTCGTTTTCCTTGCTCATTTCCTCCAACAGCGGTAACTGTCAACGGACAAAATATTCAGTACAGCGAAGAAGCAAAAGTGGGTAGCTGGTCTTATGCCGGAAATGATTTTGAAACACATATTTATGTACCAGAATCTCCAACGAATACAAAAGTTACTGTTGAGGTACAATTCCCGGATTACGATCAACAGCTTCTTTCAGGTAAAAAAGGACAAATCAAATACATGAAAAATTTCGAAGCATTCCGTTTATTACACAATTGGAATGACGGATTGCACAGTCCTTTTGAAATCATGTCTCTTTCACAGTTTGGCCAGAATCTGGAATACAACATTCAAGATATCAAGAAAGAAATTGATGGATTTTCAGATCGTTGGAACAGTGCACTTTTGACTATTCAGTCTGTCAGTGAAGCGGATAATGTATACAAACCATATTATAATTTGCTTAAAATCTACGGTAAAATTGCCGAAAGACCTGAATTTGCCAGTAATGCTGCCGAATTAGACTCCGATACAAAAACAAAAGTAGCGTTTGTACAAAATGGTACTGATAAAATATATTATACAACAGACGGTTCTGTTCCAACACGCGCTTCACAATTGTATACAAAAGCGTTTGAAGTTGCAGTTCCGGCACGTGTAAATGCGATTGCAGTTCCGGCAGGTTATGGATCTAATAGCTCTGTTGTTTCAAAAATATTTTATAATAAAAAGACAGGTTTAAACTATAGTTTATATAAAGGAAGATGGAATAAAATTCCCGATTTCAGTAAACTTACACCGGTTGACAAAGGATTTGCCCCTGATTTTGATCTTAAAAAAATTAAGCATGACTCCAATGATTATGGTTTAGTGTACAATGGATTCATCAACATTCCGGAAGACGGAAAATATACGTTTTATATGGCTTCTGATGATGGAAGTAAATTATATATCAATAATCAATTGATTATCGATAATGATGGTTTACACGGTTTTGACGAAAAGAAATCCGAAGTAACACTAAAGAAAGGTCTTCAGCCAATTCGTTTAGAATACTTTCAGGAAAGTTACGGCGATGGACTTTCTGTTGATTTTTCATCAGATAAAATTACCAGAACAAGTCTTTTTCCTTCTATTTGA
- a CDS encoding RICIN domain-containing protein, producing the protein MMQIKINGYNLIDKFRLRFTVFLMFIGLAIPAQAQLSGNPLFTGADPEIHYFNNKYYIYTTAIYGTQFHAYSSNDLTNWVDEGLIFDLYPDSPWSQNNGWAPAVVFRNNKYYFYYTAETKIGCAVGNTPIGPFTDIGAPLIGTDPYTDDIIDANVFIDDDGQAYIYYGGSGKSKMVVRKLNPDMISLSTGPTNITPQNYTEAPYMIKRKGIYYMTYSNGSWFNDTYNVQYSTSNSPMGPWTYRGKILSSNVEDKGPGHHGVLKMGNCDEYYIIYHRYENGTSGERKIAIDRMYFNSADLIETVNMTNYGVAPRIPDLSCPTQNIVSGGIYKLTHKGTNQCLDVLNNGSQSGANIQQSTDNGNDAQRWIVTLEADGYYKLTHKGTTQVLDVDNNSSVAGANVQQWTDLGTDAQRWKIEMMSDGYCKLTHKGTTQVLDVSNNSNQSGANVQQWTDLGTDAQRWRFDLIEVPIVSGGVYNLTHKGTNQRLDVSGGSTQQGANVQQHNPNQTDAQRWVITKEADGFYKLTHRGTNQVLDVDNNSSVAGANVQQWTDLGTNAQRWKIELMSDGYFKLTHKNTSLCLDVVNNLAEPGTNVHQYTDNNNDAQRWKLDLIKPTNTSRIAKSPLESQDETETGAINVYPNPVKNTLFFTVEMNGIQIRVFSQTGSLVMDQKGRDNSLDVSGLAKGIYFAVFEKEGIKITKQFIKK; encoded by the coding sequence ATGATGCAAATTAAAATAAATGGTTACAATCTGATTGATAAATTTAGATTGCGTTTTACAGTATTTTTAATGTTTATCGGTCTTGCAATTCCGGCGCAGGCACAACTTAGCGGTAATCCTCTGTTTACAGGAGCCGATCCGGAGATTCATTACTTTAACAACAAATATTATATTTATACGACTGCTATTTACGGTACACAATTTCATGCGTATTCCTCAAATGATTTAACCAATTGGGTTGACGAAGGCCTTATTTTCGATCTTTATCCGGATAGTCCGTGGTCACAAAATAATGGCTGGGCACCGGCAGTCGTTTTCCGAAACAATAAATATTATTTCTATTACACTGCCGAAACCAAAATTGGCTGTGCTGTTGGTAATACACCTATAGGTCCTTTTACAGACATTGGAGCACCGCTTATCGGAACCGATCCTTATACCGATGATATTATTGATGCGAATGTTTTCATTGATGATGACGGACAAGCGTACATTTATTATGGAGGGTCAGGGAAAAGCAAAATGGTGGTTCGTAAGTTAAATCCTGATATGATTAGTTTGTCGACAGGACCTACAAACATCACCCCTCAAAATTACACTGAGGCGCCTTATATGATAAAAAGAAAAGGAATTTATTATATGACGTATTCCAATGGATCCTGGTTTAATGATACTTACAATGTACAATACTCTACTTCTAATTCGCCTATGGGGCCCTGGACATACAGAGGTAAAATATTAAGTTCTAATGTAGAAGACAAAGGTCCGGGACATCATGGCGTATTAAAAATGGGAAATTGTGATGAATACTACATCATTTATCACAGGTATGAAAACGGTACTTCGGGAGAAAGGAAAATTGCAATTGACAGAATGTATTTTAACTCAGCCGATTTGATTGAAACGGTAAATATGACCAATTATGGAGTTGCTCCCAGAATACCGGATTTGTCCTGTCCTACGCAAAATATTGTTTCGGGGGGTATTTACAAGTTAACGCACAAAGGAACAAATCAATGCCTGGATGTTTTAAATAACGGAAGCCAGTCGGGAGCAAATATTCAGCAAAGTACAGACAATGGAAACGATGCACAGCGTTGGATTGTGACACTTGAGGCAGATGGTTATTATAAATTAACACATAAAGGAACCACTCAGGTTTTGGATGTAGATAACAATAGCAGTGTGGCTGGAGCCAATGTGCAGCAATGGACAGATCTTGGTACTGATGCACAACGCTGGAAAATTGAAATGATGTCGGACGGCTATTGCAAACTGACTCACAAAGGAACCACCCAGGTTTTGGATGTAAGTAATAATAGTAATCAGTCGGGAGCTAATGTACAGCAATGGACAGATCTTGGTACTGATGCGCAAAGATGGAGATTCGATCTTATTGAAGTACCCATTGTTTCCGGAGGAGTGTATAATTTGACTCATAAAGGAACTAACCAAAGACTGGATGTGAGTGGGGGCAGTACACAGCAAGGTGCAAATGTACAGCAGCATAATCCGAATCAAACTGATGCACAGCGGTGGGTAATTACAAAGGAAGCTGATGGGTTTTACAAATTAACGCACAGAGGAACAAATCAGGTTTTAGATGTAGATAACAATAGCAGTGTGGCTGGAGCCAATGTGCAGCAATGGACAGATCTTGGTACCAATGCACAGCGATGGAAAATTGAATTAATGTCTGATGGCTATTTTAAACTTACTCACAAAAACACCAGTTTATGTCTTGATGTTGTAAATAATCTTGCTGAACCGGGAACAAATGTGCACCAGTACACAGATAATAATAACGATGCACAGCGCTGGAAACTGGATTTAATAAAACCGACCAATACTTCCAGAATAGCGAAATCACCATTAGAATCTCAGGATGAAACTGAAACTGGAGCTATTAATGTGTATCCAAATCCGGTCAAAAACACACTTTTCTTTACTGTCGAAATGAATGGAATTCAGATTCGTGTTTTTTCTCAAACAGGAAGCCTGGTTATGGATCAAAAAGGAAGAGATAATAGTTTAGATGTTTCGGGTTTAGCAAAGGGAATTTATTTTGCTGTTTTTGAAAAAGAGGGCATAAAAATTACAAAACAATTTATTAAAAAATAA
- a CDS encoding RICIN domain-containing protein → MKNLFKTEGVCVLFFLLCVSNLFSQTADQRAENLQNGTNAIFMSADKSYYKHNSASDNDPYGYGYWIQAHTLETLADAYQRTRNNVYKDRMKSIIAGIRKYNLYGDGTYHNDFYDDLEWLCLASFNCYNATKDPEFLDAVHQIWTEIKTGYANGAMSWKKGCTTPCKNSIANGPAIVIAAKLYQLEGDNSNLQMAKDIHAWMKANVFNAQGGIWDSPTNTDPDWQFSYNSGMFIAASLQLNLVTGTQSYIDDGIKACEFMMNYRNYNGGVFFLNENGQGDGGLFKGIFAKWFIEFVRMGNLTQGQKDRYLGVINYTSNYVWAKAVNKSNYLINSYWDSLPTGTIDLSTQSAGLHLFESAASLNKVHTYQNINYGGFYSQLSPGNYTLAQLQARGIADNDITSLTVPDGYVVTVYENDNFGGASKVFTANSAWISDWNDRISSLKIVDTNTSLVNVYQDITFTGYTAGLNVGDYTLAQLRAKGILDNDITSLKITEGYKVTVYDGDNFTGASKDFTATTDWTGDWNDRTTSLRIRPNGTPNLGNITYFLQNRHSGLYMDVWGLSTADGGNIAQGNYTGANNQKFKLIDAGEGAYQIQGINSGKAVDIAGVSTKNGTNVHQWTYVGAANQQFIAVSTGDGYYKLVAKHSGKLVEVAGFSTVSGGNVQQWENANQASGHWKLIPVGTAKLAKTSSDTETKVEATTINIYPNPVESTLFFTGEVTGAKVHIFSSAGNTVSEQKIKTDNVNVSGLAAGTYFIVFEKDGTKITKRFIKK, encoded by the coding sequence ATGAAGAATCTATTTAAAACCGAAGGTGTTTGCGTGCTGTTCTTTTTGTTATGTGTTTCTAATTTATTTTCACAAACAGCTGATCAGCGTGCAGAAAATCTACAGAACGGAACTAATGCTATTTTTATGTCTGCAGATAAAAGTTACTACAAACATAACAGCGCTTCAGACAATGATCCTTATGGTTATGGATACTGGATACAGGCACACACGCTGGAAACATTAGCAGATGCGTACCAAAGAACCCGCAATAATGTCTATAAAGACCGAATGAAAAGTATTATTGCCGGGATCCGAAAATACAATCTGTATGGGGACGGAACGTATCATAATGATTTTTATGATGATTTGGAATGGCTTTGTCTGGCGAGTTTCAATTGCTACAATGCAACTAAAGATCCTGAGTTTTTAGACGCAGTTCATCAAATCTGGACAGAAATTAAAACCGGATATGCAAATGGCGCCATGTCATGGAAAAAAGGCTGTACAACGCCCTGTAAAAACTCAATTGCGAATGGCCCGGCTATTGTTATTGCGGCGAAATTGTATCAATTAGAAGGAGATAACAGCAACCTTCAAATGGCAAAAGATATTCATGCCTGGATGAAAGCAAATGTTTTTAACGCACAGGGCGGAATTTGGGATTCACCAACCAATACAGACCCTGACTGGCAGTTCTCCTATAATTCCGGAATGTTCATCGCCGCTTCTTTGCAGCTTAATCTTGTTACAGGTACACAATCGTACATAGACGATGGCATCAAAGCATGTGAGTTTATGATGAATTACAGAAATTATAACGGAGGCGTATTTTTCCTGAATGAAAATGGCCAGGGAGACGGCGGTTTATTCAAAGGAATTTTCGCCAAGTGGTTTATAGAATTTGTCCGTATGGGGAATTTAACGCAGGGTCAAAAGGATAGGTATTTAGGTGTTATCAATTATACAAGCAATTATGTTTGGGCTAAAGCCGTCAATAAATCTAATTATTTAATCAATTCCTATTGGGATTCATTACCAACCGGAACAATTGATTTATCTACTCAGTCAGCTGGTCTTCATTTATTTGAATCTGCTGCCAGTTTAAACAAGGTTCATACTTATCAAAATATTAATTACGGAGGTTTTTATTCCCAACTTTCTCCCGGGAATTATACTTTGGCACAACTTCAGGCAAGAGGTATTGCTGATAACGATATCACATCCTTAACAGTTCCTGACGGTTATGTGGTTACGGTTTATGAAAATGATAATTTTGGCGGGGCTTCCAAAGTATTCACTGCAAATTCAGCCTGGATTTCCGATTGGAACGACAGGATTTCATCCTTGAAAATAGTAGATACTAACACTTCATTAGTGAATGTTTATCAGGATATAACTTTTACAGGTTACACTGCCGGCCTTAATGTTGGCGATTATACTCTGGCACAACTTCGCGCAAAAGGGATTTTGGACAACGATATTACGTCTTTAAAAATCACTGAAGGATACAAAGTAACCGTTTATGACGGTGATAATTTTACCGGAGCTTCAAAAGATTTCACCGCTACTACGGATTGGACTGGAGACTGGAATGACAGAACTACCTCTTTGCGTATTCGTCCTAACGGAACTCCTAATTTAGGAAACATAACCTACTTTTTGCAAAATCGCCATAGTGGTTTGTACATGGATGTTTGGGGATTAAGTACAGCAGATGGAGGCAATATTGCACAAGGGAATTACACCGGAGCCAATAACCAAAAATTTAAATTAATCGATGCCGGAGAGGGAGCTTATCAGATTCAAGGAATCAATAGCGGAAAAGCTGTAGATATTGCAGGAGTAAGTACAAAAAACGGAACGAATGTGCATCAATGGACTTACGTTGGTGCAGCAAACCAGCAATTTATAGCGGTTTCAACAGGTGATGGTTATTATAAATTGGTAGCCAAACATAGCGGAAAATTGGTCGAGGTAGCCGGTTTTAGCACTGTAAGCGGAGGAAATGTACAGCAATGGGAAAATGCAAATCAGGCCAGTGGACATTGGAAACTGATTCCTGTCGGTACAGCTAAATTAGCGAAAACCTCATCGGACACAGAAACCAAAGTTGAGGCAACGACTATAAATATATACCCGAATCCGGTTGAAAGCACATTATTTTTTACCGGCGAAGTAACAGGAGCGAAGGTGCATATTTTTTCATCAGCAGGAAACACAGTTTCAGAACAAAAAATAAAGACTGATAATGTAAATGTTTCAGGTTTGGCAGCGGGAACTTATTTTATAGTTTTTGAAAAAGACGGAACAAAAATTACAAAGCGATTTATTAAAAAATAA
- a CDS encoding RICIN domain-containing protein — translation MIRILQKIYNLVYQSKWRMAVFFIPMILAIPSYAQLSGNPLFSGADPEIHYFNNKYYIYPTASAGKQFHAYSSVDLTNWVDEGVIFDIGPQCSWAENNGWAPGVAFRNNKYYFYYTAEVKIGVAVGDSPTGPFTDLGAPLIATDPFTDDIIDAMVFTDEDGQAYIYYGGSGKSKLAVRKLNPDMISLSSASVNITPQNYTEAPYMVKRKGIYYMMYSNGYWGNDSYNVQYSTSNSPMGPWTYRGTVLSSNVQDKGPGHHSVIKMGDCDEYYIVYHRYENASSGDRKVAIDHMYFNANDLIEPVNITNYGVKPRVPDNTCSSLPVTPIVSGGIYKLTHKGTTQVLEVANNSTQPGANVQQNTDKGTDSQRWVITLESNGFYKLMHKGTNQSLEVDSNSNLPEANVQQGTTTTGNDSQYWSFEKMTDGYFKLTHKGTNQCLDIDQNSSAPLANVKQNTDNRSDGQRWKLELIDAPIISGGLYKLTHKGTNQVISVDRDLTTSGANVHQWTDSGNVDAQRWYITLESDGFYQLKHKGTNQVLDVDNNSSNDGANVHQWDDTDNDAQRWKIDLMPDGYFKLIHKGTNKCLDVADDLAEPGTNIQQWSDFNNNAQRWKLDLMPDVNPVIGTGTGLSANYFNGMNFETSVLNRVDATINFDWAFGSPASGVVNADRFTVRWTGQLQPKYSGEYTFYVTSNNGRRLWVNNQLIIDKWLDDTGENRGKIYLDAGQKYNIKLEYFENTSAATCKLEWSSFLQGREVITKSQFYETSLGVNELQLSHQISIINPVDQLLHITSDIDLSAADIKIYDIQGRLVSNPLKFYNDLYVGNLTSGLYILQIQLNGARYVKKFIKK, via the coding sequence ATGATACGAATTCTACAAAAAATATATAATCTGGTTTACCAGTCAAAATGGCGAATGGCTGTCTTTTTCATTCCAATGATTCTGGCTATTCCGTCATATGCACAGTTGAGCGGTAATCCATTATTTTCAGGTGCAGACCCCGAAATCCATTATTTCAATAACAAATACTACATCTATCCGACAGCATCGGCAGGGAAACAATTTCACGCTTACTCATCCGTAGATTTGACAAACTGGGTAGACGAAGGGGTAATTTTTGATATTGGGCCACAATGCAGCTGGGCCGAAAATAATGGCTGGGCTCCCGGAGTTGCTTTCAGAAATAATAAATACTATTTCTATTATACTGCCGAGGTTAAAATTGGGGTAGCAGTGGGAGATTCTCCAACTGGCCCTTTTACAGATTTAGGTGCTCCACTTATCGCAACGGATCCATTTACAGATGATATTATTGATGCTATGGTATTTACAGATGAAGATGGTCAGGCATACATTTATTACGGAGGATCGGGCAAAAGCAAACTGGCAGTACGTAAATTAAATCCGGATATGATTAGTCTTTCCTCTGCATCCGTTAATATAACGCCTCAAAATTATACCGAAGCTCCTTACATGGTAAAGCGCAAGGGAATTTATTATATGATGTATTCTAATGGGTATTGGGGTAATGATTCCTATAATGTACAATATTCAACGTCCAATTCTCCTATGGGACCATGGACATATCGTGGAACAGTACTCAGTTCTAATGTACAGGATAAGGGACCGGGACATCATTCGGTTATAAAAATGGGCGATTGCGACGAGTATTATATCGTATACCATCGTTATGAAAATGCATCAAGCGGAGACAGAAAAGTGGCGATTGATCATATGTATTTTAATGCAAATGATTTAATTGAACCGGTAAATATTACCAATTATGGGGTAAAACCAAGAGTACCGGACAACACATGTTCATCATTGCCTGTAACACCAATTGTTTCGGGAGGGATTTACAAATTGACACACAAAGGGACGACGCAGGTTTTAGAAGTAGCAAATAACAGTACTCAGCCAGGTGCTAATGTGCAGCAGAATACAGACAAAGGTACCGATTCGCAGCGTTGGGTAATCACGCTGGAATCGAATGGGTTTTATAAACTGATGCATAAAGGAACGAATCAGTCTTTAGAGGTGGATAGCAACAGTAATCTGCCTGAAGCAAACGTGCAGCAAGGAACTACAACAACCGGAAATGATTCTCAGTATTGGAGTTTTGAAAAGATGACAGACGGTTATTTTAAATTAACACATAAAGGAACTAATCAATGTCTGGACATAGATCAAAATAGTAGTGCGCCTCTTGCCAATGTGAAACAAAATACAGATAATCGAAGCGATGGACAGCGCTGGAAATTAGAATTAATCGATGCACCAATAATTTCCGGAGGATTATACAAATTAACCCATAAAGGAACGAATCAGGTTATAAGTGTTGACAGGGATCTTACAACTTCAGGAGCAAATGTGCATCAATGGACAGACAGTGGTAATGTGGATGCGCAGCGTTGGTATATTACACTAGAAAGTGATGGATTTTATCAGTTGAAACATAAGGGAACAAACCAGGTTTTGGATGTAGATAATAATAGCAGTAATGATGGTGCCAATGTACACCAATGGGATGATACCGATAATGATGCGCAACGCTGGAAAATCGATTTAATGCCTGATGGTTATTTTAAGTTAATCCACAAAGGCACTAATAAATGTCTTGATGTTGCCGATGACCTTGCTGAGCCGGGAACCAATATTCAGCAATGGTCAGATTTTAATAACAATGCCCAGCGCTGGAAACTGGATTTAATGCCGGATGTAAATCCGGTAATTGGTACCGGAACTGGTTTATCTGCGAATTATTTCAACGGAATGAATTTTGAAACATCTGTACTGAACAGGGTAGATGCGACGATTAACTTTGACTGGGCTTTTGGTTCTCCTGCTTCAGGTGTAGTAAACGCAGATCGTTTTACAGTACGCTGGACAGGTCAGTTACAGCCAAAATATAGTGGTGAATATACATTTTACGTAACCAGTAACAACGGCAGAAGACTTTGGGTCAACAATCAGTTAATTATTGATAAATGGCTCGATGATACAGGAGAAAACAGAGGCAAAATTTATCTGGATGCCGGTCAGAAATACAATATCAAATTAGAATATTTTGAAAATACCAGTGCTGCCACCTGTAAACTGGAATGGTCAAGTTTTCTTCAGGGCAGGGAAGTGATAACGAAGTCACAGTTTTATGAAACTAGTTTAGGTGTTAATGAACTTCAGTTAAGCCATCAGATTAGCATAATAAATCCTGTTGATCAGCTATTACATATTACCTCAGATATTGATTTATCAGCCGCAGATATAAAAATATATGATATTCAGGGCAGACTTGTGAGTAATCCTTTAAAGTTTTACAACGATTTGTATGTAGGGAATCTGACATCAGGTCTTTACATACTGCAGATTCAGCTAAACGGAGCCAGGTATGTGAAGAAATTTATCAAAAAATAA
- a CDS encoding fasciclin domain-containing protein, which translates to MKTRKFLAAAVLALGFAFTSNAQKTVMVGGAAMYPSKNIIENAVNSKDHTTLVAAVKAAGLVETLQSKGPFTVFAPTNAAFDKLPKGTVETLLKPENKKKLQTILTYHVVAGKMNASDIAKAIKMGKGKATLKTVSDGTLTAWMDGKDLYISDESGNKSKVTIADVNQSNGVIHVVDTVLLPKM; encoded by the coding sequence ATGAAAACTAGAAAATTTTTAGCAGCTGCAGTTTTAGCTTTGGGATTTGCATTTACATCAAACGCACAAAAAACAGTAATGGTTGGCGGAGCTGCCATGTATCCGAGTAAAAATATTATTGAAAATGCTGTAAACTCAAAAGATCATACTACATTGGTTGCAGCGGTAAAAGCGGCGGGATTAGTAGAAACACTACAAAGTAAAGGACCATTCACCGTTTTTGCTCCAACAAATGCAGCGTTTGATAAATTACCAAAAGGAACGGTAGAAACTTTATTAAAACCTGAAAACAAAAAGAAACTTCAAACCATCCTGACTTATCACGTTGTTGCAGGAAAAATGAACGCTTCTGACATTGCAAAAGCAATAAAAATGGGTAAAGGAAAAGCAACGCTTAAAACTGTGAGCGACGGAACTTTGACTGCCTGGATGGACGGAAAAGATTTATATATTTCTGACGAAAGTGGAAACAAATCTAAAGTTACAATTGCTGATGTCAATCAGTCAAACGGTGTAATACATGTAGTGGATACTGTATTGTTACCAAAAATGTAA